The following are encoded in a window of Pelagicoccus enzymogenes genomic DNA:
- a CDS encoding LysR family transcriptional regulator, protein MQIDNFKIFADLVETKSFSKAARLNGVTQSAVSQQARSMEKHFAALLIDRSQKQFQLTREGERVYQSAKEILHGYEKLLSELMEMRKVISGTIRISTIYSIGLHELPPYIKSFLTEFPNVNVRVEYRRSNLVYEDILHNSVDFGLVAFPQKNRQIEITDFRKDRLITICHPNNPLARESSLQLETLAKHKFISFDPDIPTRKAVDQMFKEQKIEIDPVMEFDNIETVKRAVEIDAGIAIVPKATVLQEIKQGTLCAIPIDGPTFDRPLGILHRKGRVLTPAMKKFIDILTGQDLLGD, encoded by the coding sequence ATGCAAATAGACAACTTCAAGATCTTCGCCGACTTAGTCGAAACCAAAAGCTTCTCCAAGGCCGCTCGCCTCAACGGCGTGACGCAGTCGGCAGTCAGCCAGCAGGCGAGGTCCATGGAGAAACACTTTGCCGCGTTGCTGATCGACCGCAGCCAGAAGCAGTTCCAGCTCACTCGAGAAGGAGAACGCGTCTACCAGTCGGCCAAGGAGATCCTGCACGGCTACGAGAAGCTGCTCAGCGAGCTGATGGAAATGCGAAAAGTCATCTCCGGCACCATTCGCATCTCCACCATCTACAGCATCGGCCTCCACGAGCTGCCCCCTTATATCAAGAGCTTCCTCACCGAATTCCCGAACGTGAACGTGCGCGTGGAGTACCGACGTTCCAACTTGGTTTACGAAGACATCCTGCACAATTCCGTCGACTTCGGCTTGGTCGCCTTCCCACAGAAGAATCGCCAGATCGAAATCACCGACTTTCGCAAGGACCGCCTCATCACCATTTGCCATCCGAACAACCCGCTCGCGAGGGAGTCCAGCCTCCAGCTCGAGACCCTCGCCAAGCACAAGTTCATCAGCTTCGATCCCGACATCCCGACCCGCAAGGCAGTCGACCAGATGTTCAAGGAACAGAAGATCGAAATCGATCCGGTCATGGAGTTCGACAACATCGAAACCGTGAAACGCGCCGTAGAGATCGACGCCGGCATCGCCATCGTTCCCAAGGCGACCGTCCTGCAGGAGATCAAGCAGGGCACCCTCTGCGCCATTCCCATCGACGGGCCCACCTTCGATCGTCCGCTCGGCATCCTGCACCGCAAGGGCCGCGTCCTCACGCCGGCAATGAAGAAATTCATCGACATCCTCACCGGCCAAGACCTGCTCGGCGACTGA
- a CDS encoding NUDIX hydrolase → MSATQPSPESNHSRFRIGTLLYFSDAAGRLLLIRRKRPPNLGLWCAVGGKLEMPTGESPYECAIREAAEEVGVALDASDLALRCILSEKDYESTGHWLMFVFQVKVCLRGLPPQIEEGDFCFFDRGELERIEMPALDRAVLLERILAEGESLHFLRSDGVASTLVEESRIG, encoded by the coding sequence GTGTCAGCAACGCAGCCCAGTCCAGAGAGCAACCACAGCCGGTTTCGCATCGGTACCTTGCTGTACTTTAGCGACGCGGCGGGCCGCTTGCTTCTCATTCGCCGCAAGCGTCCGCCTAACTTGGGGCTTTGGTGCGCGGTGGGTGGCAAGTTGGAGATGCCGACTGGGGAGTCGCCGTACGAGTGCGCGATCCGAGAAGCTGCTGAAGAAGTGGGCGTTGCGCTAGATGCAAGCGATCTGGCTTTGCGCTGCATCCTTTCGGAAAAAGATTACGAAAGCACGGGGCATTGGTTGATGTTCGTCTTTCAGGTGAAGGTATGCCTGCGAGGCTTGCCTCCGCAAATAGAGGAAGGCGACTTCTGCTTTTTCGATCGCGGAGAGCTTGAACGAATCGAGATGCCGGCTTTGGACCGAGCAGTGCTGCTGGAGCGCATCCTGGCTGAGGGCGAGAGCTTGCACTTCCTTCGTTCCGATGGGGTGGCCTCGACGCTGGTGGAGGAAAGTCGAATCGGCTGA
- a CDS encoding Gfo/Idh/MocA family protein produces MSEAIKVGVIGCGNISPQYFKGAKLYGEIEIVACADLNVDVARARSEEFGVPKAIAVDELLSDPEVEIVLNLTTPQFHAPVNKRILEAGKHAYCEKPFATNRHEGQEVLRLAAAKGLRVGCAPDTFLSAPLQTARKLVDEGFIGKPFGGTAVFACPGHERWHPNPEFYYKLGGGPVLDMAPYYFTVLVNLFGPAVSVVASAKQVFAERTVGSGALEGTKIAVETPTHNASLIEFENGATVSALFSFDVQGEHDLPMLTLYGTEGNLSLPDPNRFDGELRVCRAGGSWESLSLQHNYEGARALGIADMAAAIRANRPHRANGEIAFHVFDLMLACEESAASGQRVAVASRFERLPVIGASEGGSPRF; encoded by the coding sequence ATGAGTGAAGCGATCAAAGTCGGAGTTATCGGTTGCGGGAACATCAGCCCGCAGTACTTCAAGGGCGCGAAGCTGTACGGCGAGATCGAGATTGTCGCCTGCGCGGACCTGAACGTGGATGTCGCCCGGGCGCGGTCCGAGGAATTTGGCGTACCCAAGGCCATTGCGGTGGATGAGCTTTTGTCGGATCCGGAGGTTGAGATCGTGCTGAACCTGACGACTCCTCAATTCCATGCGCCGGTCAACAAGCGGATCCTAGAGGCGGGGAAGCATGCCTATTGCGAGAAGCCGTTCGCTACGAACAGGCATGAAGGACAAGAGGTCTTGCGCTTGGCGGCCGCCAAAGGGTTGCGGGTAGGCTGCGCTCCAGATACCTTTTTGAGCGCTCCGCTGCAAACCGCTCGCAAGCTGGTGGACGAGGGCTTTATCGGCAAGCCTTTTGGCGGCACGGCCGTCTTCGCTTGTCCGGGGCATGAGCGCTGGCATCCGAATCCAGAATTTTACTACAAGCTGGGCGGCGGACCCGTATTGGACATGGCTCCTTACTACTTCACGGTTTTGGTGAACCTGTTCGGCCCAGCGGTTTCGGTGGTGGCTTCTGCGAAGCAAGTATTCGCCGAGCGCACGGTGGGAAGTGGGGCGCTAGAGGGGACGAAGATCGCTGTCGAAACGCCGACTCACAACGCGAGTCTGATCGAGTTCGAAAACGGGGCAACGGTGAGCGCCTTGTTCAGCTTCGACGTGCAAGGGGAGCACGACCTGCCAATGCTTACGCTTTACGGTACGGAAGGAAATCTGTCCTTGCCAGATCCCAACCGATTCGACGGCGAGCTGAGGGTTTGCAGAGCGGGAGGAAGCTGGGAATCGCTGTCCTTGCAGCACAACTACGAAGGCGCCCGAGCCTTGGGAATCGCTGACATGGCGGCGGCCATCCGCGCGAATCGCCCCCACCGGGCCAACGGCGAGATCGCGTTCCACGTTTTCGACTTGATGCTCGCTTGCGAGGAATCGGCAGCGAGCGGCCAGCGAGTGGCGGTGGCTTCTCGGTTCGAACGTTTGCCGGTTATCGGAGCGTCCGAGGGTGGTTCGCCGCGATTTTAG
- a CDS encoding YggS family pyridoxal phosphate-dependent enzyme, with protein sequence MLISFEDFQANLSEVKGQIEAACRAAGRDPSSVQLLPVTKNHPVDVARYAWEAGLRAVGENRVQEALGKMGDVDPELRWELIGPLQSNKAKKVAESFHRVQTVERAKIAKALDRYAGEAGRCLSVLLQVNAGRDPAKSGVELEEAPALLEAALGCPNLRVDGLMTIAPLSDDPEVARRTFASLRECRDSLSDSFGVELAELSMGMSGDMKEAISEGSTMVRVGTALYGQRNYAG encoded by the coding sequence ATGCTAATATCGTTTGAGGATTTTCAGGCTAATTTGAGCGAAGTGAAGGGGCAGATTGAAGCTGCCTGCCGCGCGGCGGGGCGCGACCCGAGCTCGGTCCAGCTCTTGCCGGTGACCAAGAACCATCCCGTCGACGTGGCCCGTTATGCTTGGGAGGCGGGCTTGCGGGCGGTGGGGGAGAATCGGGTGCAGGAGGCCTTGGGCAAGATGGGGGATGTGGACCCGGAGCTGCGTTGGGAGCTGATCGGTCCATTGCAGAGCAACAAGGCCAAGAAAGTCGCGGAGAGTTTCCACCGAGTGCAGACGGTAGAACGGGCCAAGATAGCCAAAGCTCTCGATCGCTATGCGGGGGAGGCGGGCCGCTGCCTGTCTGTTCTGTTGCAGGTCAATGCGGGCCGCGATCCGGCCAAGTCTGGCGTGGAGCTGGAGGAGGCGCCGGCTCTGCTTGAAGCGGCGCTGGGCTGTCCGAATCTGAGGGTAGACGGCCTGATGACGATCGCCCCGCTTTCGGACGATCCAGAGGTTGCCCGTAGGACCTTTGCGAGCTTGCGTGAATGCCGCGACTCCTTGAGCGATTCCTTTGGCGTGGAGCTGGCGGAACTCTCCATGGGGATGAGTGGGGATATGAAGGAAGCGATTTCTGAAGGAAGTACTATGGTACGCGTCGGCACCGCTCTATACGGACAGCGCAACTATGCTGGCTAG
- the pabB gene encoding aminodeoxychorismate synthase component I, with protein MERKLDVPFDPIAAARKVSRLPGVSFLYSGLRAYGLGRYSILAANPLKVVSSTGFQAIEEELKQLRSIEKGRLPFYGGPIGYLSYDAGRCLEMSQLKPSSGAYPDNRFAVYDGALVFDHEREETWLVSLQDEPSESLMSFCRRAFSGQRVDGNSFRLTSRLHSNFGKDEYLDAVEAVRSKIRSGDVYQVNLSQRFEADCEGDPFELFLELAERSPAPYAAYLDFGDEQIVSSSPERFLQIIDGQATTRPIKGTCSAGASEMEAAGNARDLENSEKDRSELLMIVDLERNDLGRVCEPGSVRVDDLFRLERYATVIHQTADVSGRLETGRTALDCVKAMFPGGSITGAPKIRAMQVIDELERGERGVYTGSIGYFDASGNVDLNIAIRTLRIAAGRLSFQVGGGIVWDSDPASEYDETLLKAKAMVNALGGSLDG; from the coding sequence ATGGAAAGGAAGTTAGACGTTCCCTTTGATCCGATCGCCGCTGCCAGAAAGGTCTCGCGCTTGCCGGGAGTCTCCTTCCTCTACAGCGGTTTGCGTGCCTATGGTCTAGGGCGATATTCGATTTTGGCTGCGAATCCTTTGAAGGTAGTCTCGTCGACAGGCTTTCAGGCGATTGAGGAGGAATTGAAACAGCTGAGGTCTATCGAGAAGGGACGCTTGCCGTTCTATGGCGGACCGATTGGCTACCTTTCCTACGACGCGGGACGCTGTCTGGAGATGTCGCAACTCAAGCCGTCCTCGGGAGCGTATCCGGATAACCGATTCGCTGTTTACGATGGCGCTTTGGTATTTGATCATGAACGTGAGGAAACGTGGTTGGTCTCGCTACAGGACGAGCCAAGCGAGAGCTTGATGTCGTTTTGCCGGCGAGCGTTTTCTGGGCAAAGGGTGGATGGGAATTCCTTTCGCCTGACTTCCCGGTTGCACTCCAATTTCGGAAAGGATGAATACCTGGACGCAGTTGAAGCGGTACGCTCGAAAATTCGCAGCGGAGACGTTTATCAAGTGAACTTGTCGCAGCGTTTCGAAGCGGATTGCGAGGGTGACCCATTTGAACTGTTCTTGGAGTTGGCGGAGCGAAGTCCCGCGCCTTACGCCGCGTATTTGGATTTTGGCGACGAGCAGATCGTCTCCTCTTCTCCGGAGCGTTTCCTGCAGATCATTGACGGGCAGGCGACGACGCGACCGATTAAAGGTACCTGCTCTGCCGGCGCCTCCGAAATGGAAGCGGCAGGCAACGCCCGCGATCTGGAGAATTCCGAGAAAGATCGCTCCGAACTGCTCATGATCGTCGACTTGGAGCGCAATGATTTGGGTCGCGTTTGCGAACCGGGAAGCGTGCGAGTGGACGACCTTTTTCGCTTGGAGCGATACGCCACGGTGATCCATCAAACCGCGGATGTGAGCGGGAGATTGGAAACAGGCCGGACGGCGCTCGACTGCGTCAAGGCTATGTTTCCGGGAGGTTCGATAACGGGTGCTCCAAAAATCCGAGCCATGCAAGTGATCGACGAGCTGGAGCGAGGCGAACGTGGAGTTTACACAGGTTCGATTGGTTATTTCGACGCTTCGGGAAACGTGGACTTGAACATTGCAATCAGAACTTTGCGGATTGCAGCCGGGCGATTGTCGTTTCAAGTTGGGGGCGGTATCGTTTGGGACAGTGACCCGGCGAGCGAGTATGATGAAACCTTGTTGAAGGCGAAAGCCATGGTGAATGCGTTAGGAGGGAGCCTCGATGGCTAA
- a CDS encoding anthranilate synthase component II, translated as MILLVDNYDSFTYNLSQYLRMLGQEVLVRRNDELDVDEVGRMELSLIVISPGPGGPEATGRCIDLLDAYHKEIPFLGICLGMQTIATYFGGRVVQAEQPVHGKVRPVLHHGKGVFTGLANPLQVTRYHSLVVQERDLPDCLEATARSEVGELMGLRHKVYSISGVQFHPEAYLTEGGMALLKNAVEGRH; from the coding sequence ATGATCTTGCTCGTCGATAACTACGATTCCTTTACCTATAACCTTTCCCAGTATCTGAGAATGCTTGGGCAAGAGGTGCTGGTGCGACGCAACGATGAGCTGGATGTCGACGAGGTTGGTCGAATGGAGCTCAGCTTGATCGTGATTTCGCCTGGTCCGGGCGGACCGGAGGCGACGGGACGTTGTATCGATTTGTTGGATGCCTATCACAAGGAGATACCCTTTTTAGGGATTTGCTTGGGCATGCAGACCATTGCCACTTACTTTGGAGGCAGGGTGGTGCAGGCGGAGCAACCCGTACATGGAAAAGTGAGGCCTGTGCTTCACCATGGGAAAGGGGTCTTTACCGGTTTGGCGAATCCGCTGCAGGTGACGCGCTACCATTCCCTGGTCGTTCAGGAGCGCGATCTCCCCGATTGCTTGGAAGCGACCGCCCGCTCCGAAGTTGGGGAGTTGATGGGTTTGCGCCATAAAGTGTATTCAATTTCTGGAGTCCAGTTTCATCCGGAAGCGTATCTAACGGAAGGCGGGATGGCGTTGCTTAAGAACGCGGTGGAGGGGCGGCACTGA
- a CDS encoding aminotransferase class IV: protein MAKLILNGELLDADALSQPLLSRGFAFGFGVFETMKFLDKTPCFFSEHLGRLRRGLVGAGLDCELDETALREQARLLFEAEGVDAGVFKIVITDSGKNPSLALFVRTRGVPTELAPSRLSQSKVVKASQAFTSRNKSLNYMESVLELEKAKATGFDECVFKNERNELTECAVSNLFFVQDGVLSTPALDCGLLDGIVRRKVIELARQNGIEVKEGVFEEADLLAASEVFLTSSGSGPRSVASYQASSGTEASYEVNWLPRLRESYLELEREEARSHRV, encoded by the coding sequence ATGGCTAAGCTGATTTTGAATGGCGAATTGCTAGATGCGGATGCGCTTTCGCAACCGCTCCTGAGCCGTGGCTTCGCATTTGGCTTCGGAGTTTTCGAGACCATGAAGTTCCTGGATAAAACGCCTTGTTTTTTCAGTGAACACCTCGGGCGATTGCGCCGCGGTCTCGTGGGAGCTGGATTGGATTGCGAACTCGACGAGACTGCGCTACGCGAGCAGGCCCGCTTGTTGTTCGAGGCCGAAGGCGTTGATGCGGGTGTATTCAAAATCGTGATAACGGACAGCGGGAAGAACCCGTCCCTTGCTTTGTTTGTACGGACAAGAGGGGTGCCGACTGAACTGGCACCGAGCCGATTGTCGCAGTCCAAGGTGGTTAAGGCATCTCAGGCTTTCACTAGCCGGAACAAAAGCCTGAACTACATGGAATCGGTTCTGGAGCTCGAGAAAGCGAAAGCCACTGGCTTCGATGAATGCGTTTTCAAAAACGAGCGGAACGAGTTGACGGAGTGTGCCGTGTCCAATCTCTTTTTTGTGCAGGATGGCGTCTTGAGCACCCCGGCGCTCGATTGCGGATTGCTCGACGGAATCGTGCGCCGCAAGGTAATCGAGCTGGCTCGACAAAACGGGATTGAAGTAAAGGAAGGCGTATTCGAGGAAGCTGATTTGTTGGCGGCTTCCGAAGTTTTTCTCACGAGTTCCGGGAGCGGTCCTCGTTCGGTCGCGAGCTATCAAGCGAGTTCCGGGACGGAGGCGAGTTACGAAGTAAACTGGCTCCCTCGTCTCAGGGAGTCCTATTTGGAATTGGAGCGAGAGGAGGCGCGTTCGCATCGTGTCTAA